One window of the Solanum stenotomum isolate F172 chromosome 11, ASM1918654v1, whole genome shotgun sequence genome contains the following:
- the LOC125843946 gene encoding uncharacterized protein LOC125843946 isoform X2, giving the protein MEGSVSVADDLGAPPESWEVADLDASMRRLILSSSKKDQFDSSSSSVNNNQSELPDSLALAGAGSAAVSGSVSEDVVSTVDQFLREALQNPRERLSVLRMEQDVEKFIRDPGRQQMEFQQLPTSYLRLAAHRVAQHYSLQSMVLLDNSLPDGSGSRIIVRKTSECRMPLIRLADIPVNLPQGDTGVVKVAIKQRPQKGSQLASGLNSNSSKGNSAKSVEERKEEYNRARARIFNSNSLSGSSNVKPETESRSQDTYQYGPIGIPQLEEKTSSAGGSDLNTGRVLIDSSTSSSRSARSRTEKEPVGRSKSYNKVAIFRDREIDRKDPDYDRNYDRYMQRFDPGFGFAGGPYTIQPMYAPAINYNTEFPQLGSALRSPISAENQPRPLPQHLPGPWATTTTPGIGYGPAESMMPPPFSHNHISARSNSAIYLHSTQYPCQRPGMTFIHPHEQVHQPFSQSHPLQPDGFGLARPR; this is encoded by the exons ATGGAGGGCTCTGTGTCTGTTGCTGATGATCTCGGAGCCCCACCGGAGTCATGGGAGGTGGCTGACTTGGATGCTAGTATGAGACGGCTTATACTTTCTTCTTCGAAGAAGGACCAGTTtgattcttcatcttcttctgtGAATAATAATCAATCTGAGCTGCCTGATTCCTTGGCTTTGGCTGGTGCTGGTTCAGCTGCTGTTTCAGGTAGTGTGTCGGAGGATGTTGTTAGCACCGTGGATCAGTTTCTCCGCGAGGCTTTACAAAACCCTCGAGAGCGTCTTTCCG TTCTGAGGATGGAGCAAGATGTTGAAAAGTTCATCAGGGATCCTGGTCGACAACAGATGGAATTCCAACAGCTGCCTACCTCCTATTTGCGATTGGCTGCTCACCGTGTGGCACAGCACTATTCACTACAATCAATGGTTCTGTTGGACAATAGTTTACCGGATGGCTCGGGTTCCAGAATTATTGTGCGCAAGACTTCTGAATGTCGGATGCCTTTGATTCGCTTGGCTGACATTCCGGTGAATTTGCCTCAAGGAGATACTGGTGTGGTTAAGGTTGCGATAAAGCAGAGGCCACAGAAAGGTTCACAGTTAGCAAGTGGTTTgaattcaaattcatcaaagGGAAATTCTGCTAAAAGTGTTGAGGAAAGGAAGGAGGAATATAATAGGGCTCGAGCACGTATATTTAACTCTAATAGTTTAAGTGGGAGCTCCAATGTAAAACCTGAAACTGAATCAAGGTCACAAGATACTTACCAGTATGGTCCTATAGGCATACCACAGTTGGAAGAAAAAACCAGTTCAGCTGGCGGCTCTGATTTGAATACTGGGCGGGTTCTGATTGATTCTTCAACAAGTAGCAGTAGGTCGGCTAGAAGTAGGACAGAAAAGGAGCCAGTTGGTAGGTCTAAATCTTATAATAAAGTTGCTATCTTTCGTGATCGGGAAATTGACCGGAAGGACCCTGATTATGACAGGAATTATGACAG GTACATGCAGAGGTTTGATCCTGGGTTTGGATTCGCTGGTGGCCCATATACAATTCAACCCATGTATGCTCCTGCAATTAACTATAATACTGAGTTTCCCCAGCTTGGATCTGCTCTTCGGTCTCCCATTTCCGCTGAAAACCAACCTCGTCCACTTCCTCAACATTTACCTGGGCCTTGGGCAACAACAACGACTCCAGGTATTGGTTATGGTCCAGCAGAGAGCATGATGCCTCCCCCTTTTAGTCACAATCATATTAGTGCACGCTCAAACTCAGCTATATATTTACATTCAACCCAGTATCCTTGTCAGCGTCCTGGAATGACTTTTATCCATCCTCACGAGCAGGTTCACCAACCCTTCTCACAG
- the LOC125843946 gene encoding uncharacterized protein LOC125843946 isoform X1 → MEGSVSVADDLGAPPESWEVADLDASMRRLILSSSKKDQFDSSSSSVNNNQSELPDSLALAGAGSAAVSGSVSEDVVSTVDQFLREALQNPRERLSVLRMEQDVEKFIRDPGRQQMEFQQLPTSYLRLAAHRVAQHYSLQSMVLLDNSLPDGSGSRIIVRKTSECRMPLIRLADIPVNLPQGDTGVVKVAIKQRPQKGSQLASGLNSNSSKGNSAKSVEERKEEYNRARARIFNSNSLSGSSNVKPETESRSQDTYQYGPIGIPQLEEKTSSAGGSDLNTGRVLIDSSTSSSRSARSRTEKEPVGRSKSYNKVAIFRDREIDRKDPDYDRNYDRYMQRFDPGFGFAGGPYTIQPMYAPAINYNTEFPQLGSALRSPISAENQPRPLPQHLPGPWATTTTPGIGYGPAESMMPPPFSHNHISARSNSAIYLHSTQYPCQRPGMTFIHPHEQVHQPFSQPHQSSKQKGNSVRDFE, encoded by the exons ATGGAGGGCTCTGTGTCTGTTGCTGATGATCTCGGAGCCCCACCGGAGTCATGGGAGGTGGCTGACTTGGATGCTAGTATGAGACGGCTTATACTTTCTTCTTCGAAGAAGGACCAGTTtgattcttcatcttcttctgtGAATAATAATCAATCTGAGCTGCCTGATTCCTTGGCTTTGGCTGGTGCTGGTTCAGCTGCTGTTTCAGGTAGTGTGTCGGAGGATGTTGTTAGCACCGTGGATCAGTTTCTCCGCGAGGCTTTACAAAACCCTCGAGAGCGTCTTTCCG TTCTGAGGATGGAGCAAGATGTTGAAAAGTTCATCAGGGATCCTGGTCGACAACAGATGGAATTCCAACAGCTGCCTACCTCCTATTTGCGATTGGCTGCTCACCGTGTGGCACAGCACTATTCACTACAATCAATGGTTCTGTTGGACAATAGTTTACCGGATGGCTCGGGTTCCAGAATTATTGTGCGCAAGACTTCTGAATGTCGGATGCCTTTGATTCGCTTGGCTGACATTCCGGTGAATTTGCCTCAAGGAGATACTGGTGTGGTTAAGGTTGCGATAAAGCAGAGGCCACAGAAAGGTTCACAGTTAGCAAGTGGTTTgaattcaaattcatcaaagGGAAATTCTGCTAAAAGTGTTGAGGAAAGGAAGGAGGAATATAATAGGGCTCGAGCACGTATATTTAACTCTAATAGTTTAAGTGGGAGCTCCAATGTAAAACCTGAAACTGAATCAAGGTCACAAGATACTTACCAGTATGGTCCTATAGGCATACCACAGTTGGAAGAAAAAACCAGTTCAGCTGGCGGCTCTGATTTGAATACTGGGCGGGTTCTGATTGATTCTTCAACAAGTAGCAGTAGGTCGGCTAGAAGTAGGACAGAAAAGGAGCCAGTTGGTAGGTCTAAATCTTATAATAAAGTTGCTATCTTTCGTGATCGGGAAATTGACCGGAAGGACCCTGATTATGACAGGAATTATGACAG GTACATGCAGAGGTTTGATCCTGGGTTTGGATTCGCTGGTGGCCCATATACAATTCAACCCATGTATGCTCCTGCAATTAACTATAATACTGAGTTTCCCCAGCTTGGATCTGCTCTTCGGTCTCCCATTTCCGCTGAAAACCAACCTCGTCCACTTCCTCAACATTTACCTGGGCCTTGGGCAACAACAACGACTCCAGGTATTGGTTATGGTCCAGCAGAGAGCATGATGCCTCCCCCTTTTAGTCACAATCATATTAGTGCACGCTCAAACTCAGCTATATATTTACATTCAACCCAGTATCCTTGTCAGCGTCCTGGAATGACTTTTATCCATCCTCACGAGCAGGTTCACCAACCCTTCTCACAG
- the LOC125845267 gene encoding nifU-like protein 4, mitochondrial: MKGLIGRLITRTNLRSCRLLTKPYVENGSLSTSRRFLYALSSNTPHAFSDFTTIKPSKFPSSCPPLWSHFGGQKRTMFIQTQSTPNPLSLMFYPGKPVVEAGSADFPNARSAMNSPLAKALFGIDGITRVFFGSDFITVTKSEEASWDFLKPEIFAAIMDFFSSGNPVFLDSSTAASMDTAIHEDDSEIVAMIKELLETRIRPAVQDDGGDIVYRGFDPDTGVVKLKMQGACSGCPSSSVTLKSGIENMLMHYVPEVKSVEQELDEDEQPALTGAAHE, from the exons ATGAAGGGATTAATAGGGAGATTGATAACGCGAACGAATCTCCGCAGCTGTAGATTGTTAACTAAACCCTATGTAGAAAATGGTTCACTTTCCACATCTCGTCGATTTCTTTACGCTTTATCTTCTAATACGCCGCATGCGTTCTCTGATTTCACTACGATAAAGCCTTCAAAGTTTCCTTCTTCATGTCCGCCATTGTGGAGCCATTTTGGAG GCCAGAAGAGGACCATGTTTATCCAAACTCAATCAACTCCGAATCCTTTATCCCTAATGTTCTATCCTGGGAAGCCAGTTGTGGAAGCTGGGAGTGCAGACTTTCCAAATGCTCGGTCTGCCATGAATTCACCTCTGGCGAAGGCCCTCTTTGGAATAGATG GGATTACACGTGTATTTTTTGGATCAGATTTTATTACTGTAACAAAAAGTGAAGAAGCTTCCTGGGATTTCCTCAAACCTGAAATATTTGCAGCAATTATGGATTTCTTTTCTTCTGGTAACCCAGTGTTTCTTGACTCCAGTACTGCAGCCTCCATGGATACAGCTATCCATGAGGATGATTCAGAAATAGTTGCAATGATCAAGGAACTTTTAGAGACTCGTATTCGCCCAGCTGTACAAGATGATGGTGGGGACATTGTATACCGAGGATTTGATCCAGATACAGGAGTAGTCAAATTGAAAATGCAAGGAGCATGTAGTGGTTGTCCTAGCTCATCAGTTACCCTTAAGTCTGGTATCGAGAATATGCTCATGCATTATGTACCCGAGGTTAAAAGTGTGGAACAGGAACTGGATGAAGACGAACAACCTGCATTAACCGGGGCAGCACACGAGTAG
- the LOC125844691 gene encoding uncharacterized protein LOC125844691: protein MGFEGMKKLKPLLHLLLPLCVHWIAEEMTVSVLVDVTTGALCPGKTTCSEAIYINGVQQTVVGIFKMIVLPILGQLADEYGRKPLLILTVSTTIIPFGLLTINKSREMVYAYYILRTISYIISQGSIFCISVAYAADVVDVSSRAAVFSWITGLFSASHVLGNVLARFLPVGYIFQVSIGLLIFVPVYMQLFLEETVAPKTEVSQSSTLKSNTLKIVKERYNSMRYAANLVTSSPTLKCISLVSFFYELGMSGISSVLLYYLKSAFGFNKNQFSEILMMVGVGSIVSQIVVLPLINPLFGEKVILCMALLSSIAYAMLYGLAWAPWVPYLSASFGVIYILVKPSTYAVISKAALSADQGKAQGFVAGIQSVASLLSPIVMSPLTSWFLSRDAPFNCKGFSILCASLCMVVSLCYASTLKVEAPRERTFDENAENIEAPLLT from the exons atgGGGTTTGAGGGTATGAAAAAGTTGAAGCCTTTATTGCATTTGTTGTTGCCATTATGTGTTCATTGGATTGCTGAAGAGATGACTGTTTCTGTGCTTGTTGATGTTACTACTGGTGCTCTTTGTCCAGGCAAAACCACTTGTTCTGAAGCTATTTACATCAATGGTGTTCAACAAACA GTCGTTGGAATATTCAAGATGATAGTCCTTCCTATTCTAGGTCAGCTTGCAGATGAGTATGGGCGTAAACCGCTTCTTATTCTCACTGTATCTACAACAATTATTCCTTTCG GTTTACTCACCATCAATAAGTCAAGGGAAATGGTCTATGCTTATTATATCTTGCGGACGATTTCCTATATCATAAGTCAAGGGAGCATTTTCTGTATCTCTGTTGCTTATGCG GCAGATGTTGTTGACGTGAGTAGTAGAGCTGCAGTTTTTAGTTGGATTACAGGCCTTTTTTCTGCATCCCATGTTCTCGGGAATGTCCTCGCACGTTTTCTTCCCGTGGGCTACATTTTCCAG GTTTCAATAGGTCTCTTGATCTTTGTTCCTGTTTATATGCAACTGTTTCTAGAAGAGACTGTAGCACCAAAAACAGAGGTGAGCCAAAGTTCGACACTAAAGAGCAATACCTTGAAGATTGTCAAGGAACGATATAACTCAATGCGATATGCTGCAAATCTTGTCACTAGCAG CCCAACACTGAAGTGCATTTCTCTTGTATCTTTCTTCTACGAGTTGGGAATGTCCGGGATCAGCAGCGTTTTACTG TACTATTTGAAATCAGCCTTTGGCTTCAACAAGAATCAGTTCTCAGAAATTTTGATGATGGTGGGAGTAGGTTCCATAGTCTCACAG ATTGTGGTGCTTCCTCTTATCAATCCTCTATTTGGGGAGAAAGTGATACTTTGTATGGCCTTGCTTTCATCAATAGCCTAT GCAATGCTCTATGGATTAGCATGGGCACCTTGG GTGCCATATTTAAGTGCTTCTTTTGGGGTCATCTACATCCTTGTTAAACCCTCT ACTTATGCTGTAATATCTAAAGCAGCACTTTCAGCAGATCAG GGCAAAGCACAGGGATTTGTTGCTGGTATTCAATCAGTCGCGAGTTTGTTATCTCCAATTGTAATGAGTCCATTGACCT CATGGTTTTTGTCCCGCGATGCACCTTTCAACTGCAAAGGATTCAGTATACTCTGTGCTTCTTTATGCATG GTGGTTTCACTGTGTTATGCTAGCACGCTAAAAGTTGAGGCACCACGAGAGAGGACCTTCGATGAAAATGCAGAGAACATTGAAGCACCACTTTTGACATGA
- the LOC125845530 gene encoding uncharacterized protein LOC125845530 isoform X1 gives MEGNISREQLKILVHLLLPLCIYWTAEEMSVSIIADITTNALCPTKSTCSQAIYINGLQQMVVGICKMVAIPVLGQLADEYGRKPLLLLIVSTAIFPSAILAIDKSKGFVYAYYVLRMISHIMSQGSIFCISAAYAADILDGRSRAAAFGWMHGILSLSHVLGNFLARLLPGTYIFEVSVALLIIAPMYMIIFLTETVKLTPNLNQHLRWSSKAYKLVQDRYSSMRYALHVVTSSSTLKCICLVSFFYDMGMSGISSVLMYYLKSAFDFNKNQFSEILMMVGVGSIITQMLVFPLVNPLVGERVVLRIALLASITYALLYGLAWASWVPYFGALFRMVYILERPSTNAIVSKASSSSDQGKTQGLVAGAEAIGSFLAPLVMSPLTSWFLSSNAPFNCKGFSLICAAFALAMAFYFAWILPEAPSTQEENGESVEAPLLA, from the exons atggaGGGGAATATAAGCAGAGAGCAGTTGAAAATACTTGTGCATTTATTGTTACCATTATGTATTTATTGGACTGCTGAAGAGATGTCTGTTTCTATTATTGCTGATATTACTACTAATGCTCTTTGTCCTACAAAATCCACTTGCTCTCAAGCTATTTACATCAATGGTCTTCAACAAATG GTGGTTGGAATTTGCAAAATGGTTGCCATTCCAGTCCTTGGTCAACTAGCTGATGAGTACGGGCGTAAACCTCTACTCCTTTTAATCGTATCTACTGCTATTTTTCCCAGTG CTATATTGGCTATAGACAAGTCAAAAGGATTCGTCTATGCTTATTATGTGCTGCGGATGATTTCTCATATCATGAGTCAAGGAAGTATTTTCTGCATTTCTGCTGCTTATGCT GCAGATATTCTTGATGGTAGAAGCAGGGCTGCAGCTTTCGGTTGGATGCACGgaattttatctttatcgcATGTTTTGGGAAACTTTCTTGCTCGTTTACTTCCTGGAACCTACATATTCGAG GTTTCGGTGGCACTTTTGATCATTGCTCCAATGTACATGATAATCTTTCTTACCGAGACAGTTAAGCTAACTCCAAACCTTAACCAGCATTTACGTTGGTCAAGCAAAGCATACAAACTTGTTCAGGATCGATATAGCTCAATGAGATACGCATTACACGTGGTAACAAGCAG TTCAACTCTCAAGTGTATTTGTCTTGTTTCGTTCTTCTATGACATGGGAATGTCTGGTATCAGCAGTGTGTTAATG TACTATCTGAAGTCAGCATTTGATTTCAACAAAAACCAATTCTCGGAAATTCTGATGATGGTGGGAGTAGGTTCAATTATCACTCAG ATGCTGGTTTTTCCTCTAGTCAACCCATTAGTTGGAGAAAGAGTGGTACTCAGAATAGCCTTGCTAGCATCAATCACATAT GCATTGCTTTACGGCTTGGCATGGGCATCGTGG GTGCCTTACTTTGGTGCTTTATTTCGGATGGTTTATATACTAGAGCGCCCTTCT ACTAATGCTATTGTATCTAAAGCATCAAGCTCATCTGATCAG GGCAAAACTCAAGGATTAGTTGCTGGTGCAGAAGCAATTGGAAGTTTTCTAGCCCCTCTTGTAATGAGTCCATTGACCT CTTGGTTCTTGTCTAGCAATGCACCTTTCAACTGCAAAGGTTTCAGCTTGATCTGTGCAGCTTTTGCTTTG GCGATGGCATTTTATTTTGCTTGGATACTACCAGAAGCACCATCAACACAAGAAGAAAATGGAGAAAGTGTGGAAGCGCCGCTTCTAGCATAA
- the LOC125845530 gene encoding uncharacterized protein LOC125845530 isoform X2, translating to MVAIPVLGQLADEYGRKPLLLLIVSTAIFPSAILAIDKSKGFVYAYYVLRMISHIMSQGSIFCISAAYAADILDGRSRAAAFGWMHGILSLSHVLGNFLARLLPGTYIFEVSVALLIIAPMYMIIFLTETVKLTPNLNQHLRWSSKAYKLVQDRYSSMRYALHVVTSSSTLKCICLVSFFYDMGMSGISSVLMYYLKSAFDFNKNQFSEILMMVGVGSIITQMLVFPLVNPLVGERVVLRIALLASITYALLYGLAWASWVPYFGALFRMVYILERPSTNAIVSKASSSSDQGKTQGLVAGAEAIGSFLAPLVMSPLTSWFLSSNAPFNCKGFSLICAAFALAMAFYFAWILPEAPSTQEENGESVEAPLLA from the exons ATGGTTGCCATTCCAGTCCTTGGTCAACTAGCTGATGAGTACGGGCGTAAACCTCTACTCCTTTTAATCGTATCTACTGCTATTTTTCCCAGTG CTATATTGGCTATAGACAAGTCAAAAGGATTCGTCTATGCTTATTATGTGCTGCGGATGATTTCTCATATCATGAGTCAAGGAAGTATTTTCTGCATTTCTGCTGCTTATGCT GCAGATATTCTTGATGGTAGAAGCAGGGCTGCAGCTTTCGGTTGGATGCACGgaattttatctttatcgcATGTTTTGGGAAACTTTCTTGCTCGTTTACTTCCTGGAACCTACATATTCGAG GTTTCGGTGGCACTTTTGATCATTGCTCCAATGTACATGATAATCTTTCTTACCGAGACAGTTAAGCTAACTCCAAACCTTAACCAGCATTTACGTTGGTCAAGCAAAGCATACAAACTTGTTCAGGATCGATATAGCTCAATGAGATACGCATTACACGTGGTAACAAGCAG TTCAACTCTCAAGTGTATTTGTCTTGTTTCGTTCTTCTATGACATGGGAATGTCTGGTATCAGCAGTGTGTTAATG TACTATCTGAAGTCAGCATTTGATTTCAACAAAAACCAATTCTCGGAAATTCTGATGATGGTGGGAGTAGGTTCAATTATCACTCAG ATGCTGGTTTTTCCTCTAGTCAACCCATTAGTTGGAGAAAGAGTGGTACTCAGAATAGCCTTGCTAGCATCAATCACATAT GCATTGCTTTACGGCTTGGCATGGGCATCGTGG GTGCCTTACTTTGGTGCTTTATTTCGGATGGTTTATATACTAGAGCGCCCTTCT ACTAATGCTATTGTATCTAAAGCATCAAGCTCATCTGATCAG GGCAAAACTCAAGGATTAGTTGCTGGTGCAGAAGCAATTGGAAGTTTTCTAGCCCCTCTTGTAATGAGTCCATTGACCT CTTGGTTCTTGTCTAGCAATGCACCTTTCAACTGCAAAGGTTTCAGCTTGATCTGTGCAGCTTTTGCTTTG GCGATGGCATTTTATTTTGCTTGGATACTACCAGAAGCACCATCAACACAAGAAGAAAATGGAGAAAGTGTGGAAGCGCCGCTTCTAGCATAA
- the LOC125844493 gene encoding zinc finger A20 and AN1 domain-containing stress-associated protein 4-like: MAEEQRMQEGGGHMLCANNCGFCGSPTTLNLCSKCYKDHCMKEQQSRTAQLAMEKTRPQQQQSESTSTYMPCTKPLPILEVSQPRETEIATRAPQVQSDTATEVPQVQLNTVADQTPQVQSNRCATCRKRIGLTGFKCRCGVTFCGSHRYPEHHGCTFDYKSMGKVAIAMANPLVKAEKLHKI, encoded by the coding sequence atggcGGAGGAACAAAGGATGCAAGAAGGAGGAGGGCATATGCTATGTGCTAATAATTGTGGGTTCTGTGGTAGCCCTACAACTTTGAACCTTTGTTCCAAATGCTACAAGGATCATTGCATGAAAGAACAACAATCGCGAACCGCTCAACTTGCAATGGAAAAGACTCGTCCCCAACAACAACAATCTGAATCAACGTCTACGTACATGCCATGTACAAAGCCGTTACCAATTCTTGAAGTCTCACAACCACGAGAGACCGAGATTGCAACTAGGGCTCCTCAAGTGCAGTCAGATACTGCGACTGAGGTTCCTCAGGTGCAATTGAATACTGTAGCTGATCAGACTCCTCAGGTGCAGTCGAATCGTTGTGCCACGTGTCGAAAACGGATCGGTTTAACGGGTTTCAAGTGTAGGTGTGGGGTCACATTTTGTGGTTCACATAGGTACCCTGAGCATCATGGTTGTACCTTTGACTATAAGTCAATGGGAAAGGTGGCAATTGCCATGGCTAATCCATTGGTTAAGGCTGAAAAGCTTCACAAAATTtga
- the LOC125844295 gene encoding organelle RRM domain-containing protein 1, chloroplastic: MEVTLPHSSSSSLSIIPTFSAKTLKPHFKFTLNLPNKSSKNLYSSKFCCTCVISRNRATSITASSSSITSISPSLPNSTTTQSHWMVLMETPPNGVSSKTEVIDYYVETLERVLGSEEDAQMCIYNASCNPPYGFCCDIDDAVADEIAGLPRVLSVIPDPDFESMVKDYSYTNGQLSSPSTSYTEGSSLFPAGTSKHWLVRMARPSVGVIRKGPVVDYYVQVLTKVLGNEKDAQMCLYHVSWQSNYGFCCELDEVCVQELAGVPGVLSVQPDENFNSDDKDYGGGNLKLSEDSQESTASNEETDVRTKKLFVTGLSFYTSEKTLRAAFEGYGELVEVKIIMDKISKRSKGYAFIEYTTLEAASAALKEMNGKIINGWMITVDVAKTNPPKYSRGRPGATR, from the exons ATGGAAGTGACTCTCCCCcactcatcttcttcttcactctccATAATCCCTACATTCTcagctaaaaccctaaaaccccaTTTCAAATTCACCCTAAATTTGCCTaacaaatcatcaaaaaatcTCTACTCTTCCAAATTCTGTTGTACTTGTGTGATTTCAAGAAACAGGGCAACTTCAATAACAGCTTCTTCTTCATCTATTACATCCATTTCTCCATCTTTGCCCAATTCTACTACAACTCAAAGCCACTGGATGGTTCTCATGGAAACCCCTCCCAATGGGGTCAGTTCCAAAACTGAAGTCATTGATTACTATGTTGAGACCCTTGAAAGAGTATTAGGCAG TGAGGAGGATGCtcaaatgtgtatatataatgcCTCTTGCAATCCCCCATATGGGTTCTGTTGCGACATTGATGATGCGGTAGCTGATGAGATTGCCG GTTTGCCTAGGGTACTATCAGTTATACCTGACCCTGATTTTGAGTCGATGGTGAAAGACTATAGCTACACAAATGGTCAGCTAAGTTCCCCATCAACCTCATACACGGAAGGCTCTTCATTATTTCCTGCTGGGACTTCTAAACACTGGCTTGTTCGTATGGCCAGGCCATCTGTTGGAGTCATAAGAAAAGGCCCAGTGGTTGACTATTACGTTCAAGTTCTAACTAAAGTTCTTGGGAA TGAGAAGGATGCACAGATGTGCTTATATCATGTGTCCTggcaatccaattatggatttTGTTGCGAATTAGATGAGGTGTGTGTTCAAGAATTAGCTG GAGTGCCTGGTGTTCTATCTGTTCAGCcagatgaaaattttaactCTGACGATAAAGATTATGGAG GTGGGAATTTAAAGCTTAGTGAAGATTCCCAGGAATCTACAGCATCAAATGAGGAAACAGATGTTAGAACCAAGAAGCTTTTTGTAACTG GTTTGTCATTCTATACGTCTGAGAAAACGCTACGTGCAGCATTTGAAGGCTATGGTGAACTTGTTGAAG TTAAAATCATCATGGACAAAATTTCTAAGAGGTCTAAAGGTTATGCGTTTATCGAGTACACAACACTGGAGGCAGCAAGTGCTGCTCTCAAAGAGATGAATGGCAAG ATTATCAATGGCTGGATGATAACAGTTGATGTTGCTAAGACAAATCCTCCTAAATACAGCAGAGGACGACCAGGAGCAACTAGATAA